In one window of Denticeps clupeoides chromosome 2, fDenClu1.1, whole genome shotgun sequence DNA:
- the bloc1s5 gene encoding biogenesis of lysosome-related organelles complex 1 subunit 5, whose protein sequence is MEKILKDVGDVQSRLVDHRPVIQGEMRYFVREFEEKRGFRECRLLENLNKMVLEASEHVVPRCSVNMQDCLFEALTRLEAANHMAQRVQQRELEAQQSAHIQAMVDKRKADWEEFAKEQAGMKEAVDEEHAKAVGRLSSHYSEMEKDLARLTDI, encoded by the exons ATGGAGAAGATTTTAAAAG ACGTAGGCGACGTGCAGTCCCGCCTCGTCGACCACCGGCCCGTGATCCAGGGAGAGATGCGGTACTTCGTCAGGGAATTCGAG GAAAAGCGGGGCTTTCGTGAATGCCGTCTGCTAGAAAACCTGAACAAGATGGTGTTGGAGGCCAGTGAGCACGTCGTGCCGAGGTGTTCGGTGAACATGCAAGATTGCCTGTTTGAGGCGCTCACTCGAC TGGAAGCTGCTAATCACATGGCACAGAGGGTCCAGCAGAGGGAGCTCGAAGCACAGCAA AGCGCACACATCCAGGCCATGGTGGACAAGCGAAAGGCCGACTGGGAGGAGTTCGCGAAAGAGCAGGCCGGCATGAAGGAGGCAGTGGATGAGGAGCACGCTAAAGCCGTGGGCAGACTGAGCAGCCACTACAGCGAGATGGAGAAGGATCTGGCCAGGCTGACCGACATCTGA